A part of Aegilops tauschii subsp. strangulata cultivar AL8/78 chromosome 2, Aet v6.0, whole genome shotgun sequence genomic DNA contains:
- the LOC109735545 gene encoding probable inactive carboxylesterase Os04g0669700, which produces MEEEPPPAEPRSQRFVLWLHGLGDSGRANEPVAGYAFAGARWAFPTAPTAPVTCNRGMLMPSWFDIHDTPITSKSARDEADVLRAVERVHAMIDQEISAGTRPEDVFIFGLSQGASALSIASVLLYPKTLGGCAVFSGFLPFGASFASRVTAEAKKTPVLWVHGRADFLVPIEAGKDGTKFLRGRLGMRCELKVYDGLGHELAPYELQYCEQWAAGGGGGSNDDPGTRSVDRGVPRTRRSCSCGFGFFSRS; this is translated from the exons ATGGAGGAGGAGCCCCCGCCGGCGGAGCCTCGGTCGCAGCGGTTCGTGCTGTGGCTGCACGGGCTCGGGGACAGCGGGCGCGCCAACGAGCCGGTGGCCGGGTACGCCTTCGCCGGCGCCCGCTGGGCCTTCCCCACGGCGCCCACCGCGCCCGTCACATGCAACC GTGGCATGCTGATGCCGTCGTGGTTCGACATCCACGACACGCCCATCACCTCC AAATCTGCGAGGGACGAGGCGGACGTGCTGAGGGCGGTGGAGAGAGTGCACGCCATGATCGACCAGGAGATATCCGCCGGGACGAGGCCGGAGGATGTCTTCATCTTCGGGCTCAGCCAGGGAG CAAGCGCGCTGAGCATTGCCAGCGTGCTGCTGTATCCCAAGACGCTGGGCGGCTGCGCGGTCTTCAGCGGATTCCTCCCGTTCGGCGCCTCCTTCGCGTCCAGGGTGACGGCCGAGGCCAAGAAGACGCCGGTGCTGTGGGTGCACGGGCGAGCGGACTTCCTGGTCCCGATCGAGGCGGGCAAAGACGGGACCAAGTTCCTAAGGGGACGGCTGGGCATGAGATGCGAGCTCAAGGTGTACGACGGGCTCGGCCACGAGCTGGCGCCCTACGAGCTCCAATACTGCGAGCAGTGGGCCGCCGGCGGGGGTGGTGGCTCCAACGACGACCCAGGGACAAGAAGCGTGGACCGTGGCGTCCCGAGGACCAGGCGCTCCTGCAGCTGCGGATTCGGCTTCTTCTCTCGGTCTTAA
- the LOC109735521 gene encoding BTB/POZ and MATH domain-containing protein 1-like encodes MAAPQTATASACIPETAWGTHVFTVAGYRLHKGLGAGNFIRSATFAVGGYDWCIRYYPDGYSADTKDYVSVCVELQSRKSVVRALYNLSLTNQATGMPSLIFSRPRSLPAFNSRKKDKDMHVKGASWFMKTELLEASPYLQDDCIVIHCDMTVVLRDIPAVAMATTKAPEIQLPPSDLSNNLAKLLEGKKGADVSIKVSGQTFYAHKLVLAMRSPVFDADLNGPMWDNEKQCIHIEDMQPAVFRALLHFVYTDSLPAAMDENKEMMRHLLVAADRYAMGRMKLMCEIILCKTLDAKSVVATLALVDQHGCSKLKKACIEYIKIFN; translated from the coding sequence ATGGCAGCACCGCAGACGGCTACAGCGTCGGCATGCATCCCGGAGACGGCGTGGGGCACGCACGTGTTCACGGTCGCCGGATACAGGCTGCACAAGGGCCTCGGCGCCGGCAATTTCATACGATCCGCCACCTTTGCCGTCGGCGGCTACGACTGGTGCATCCGCTATTACCCCGACGGATACAGTGCCGACACCAAAGACTATGTTTCAGTGTGCGTCGAGCTGCAGAGCAGGAAATCCGTGGTCAGGGCTCTCTACAACCTGAGCCTCACCAACCAGGCCACCGGGATGCCGTCCTTGATCTTCTCCCGGCCGAGGTCACTTCCGGCGTTCAACTCCCGCAAGAAGGACAAGGACATGCATGTCAAGGGGGCTAGCTGGTTCATGAAGACGGAGCTCCTCGAGGCATCCCCGTACCTTCAGGATGACTGCATCGTCATCCACTGCGACATGACTGTTGTCCTCAGGGATATACCTGCCGTCGCCATGGCCACCACAAAGGCCCCGGAGATCCAGCTGCCGCCGTCGGACCTGTCCAACAACCTCGCAAAGCTGCTTGAGGGGAAGAAAGGAGCGGATGTGAGCATCAAAGTCAGTGGGCAGACCTTCTACGCACACAAGCTCGTGCTCGCGATGCGGTCACCCGTCTTCGATGCGGACCTCAACGGGCCAATGTGGGACAACGAGAAACAGTGCATACACATCGAGGACATGCAACCCGCTGTTTTCAGGGCATTGCTCCACTTCGTATATACAGACTCGTTGCCAGCTGCCATGGATGAGAACAAGGAGatgatgaggcacttgcttgtggCTGCAGACAGGTATGCCATGGGAAGGATGAAGCTCATGTGTGAGATTATTCTCTGCAAGACCCTCGATGCCAAGAGTGTCGTGGCCACTTTGGCTCTAGTTGACCAACATGGTTGCAGCAAGCTCAAAAAAGCTTGCATTGAGTAtatcaaaatcttcaactag